A window of Rhodospirillaceae bacterium genomic DNA:
AAACCGCGACTTTTTTGTATTCATCTTGAGAGAGACCTTCTGCTTCAGCTCGGGCGGGAAGGATTTTTTCCATTCGCTCTGTATATGTGGGCCCGGGCAAAACCGAATTCACGGTGATATTAGTCCCCTTAGTATACTCTGCAGCCCCCCTTGCGACCGCTAACTGCGCCCCTTTGGAAAAACCATAATGCACCATTTCTTTTGGAATAAGCACACCAGATTCGCTTGAGACGAATACAACACGGCCCCAGTCTTTGGCTTCCACCATGCGACTTAAATAATGGCGGGTAAGCCTAATTCCACTCATCACATTAGCCTCAAACATGGCCGTCCAATCGTCGTCGGATAAGTCGAAAAAAGGCTTGATCTGAAAAATAGCCATATTGTTTACTAAAACATCTACCTCTGGGAATGACTTTATGACTGCCTCGCACCCCCTTGCCGAAGCCACGTCTTCTGCAGCAATAGAAACCTTGGAACCCGCCGTCTCTGCCTCAATCAGCCCCTTTGCCTCTTGCAGAGAATTGAGGTCTCTCCCGTTCAAAATTATTTCCGCCCCAAGCTGAGCTAATCCTCTAGCCGTCGATAGACCAATCCCTCTGCTAGAGCCCGTGATCAAGGCAACTTTACCATCCAAACGAGTATCCATTCTTGTCCCCCAAAATTAAGATAGCAAGGTCGTTCTACCTAGCCTTAAAACGGCAAAAAATCGCGCCACATCAGGTTCCTTTGGTTACGCTTTTTAAGCTAAACAGCACGGTGACATTTGCCCCGTTCTGAGCTGACTTAACCGGTTTCCGCAAACAACTCTCTGCCAATAAGCCAGCGCCGAATTTCCTGGGTGCCCGCCCCAATTTCATACAATTTGGCATCCCGAAGCAATCGCCCGGCCGGAAAATCATTGGTGTAGCCATTACCTCCCAAACATTGGATGGCTTCAAGGGCCATCCATGTTGCCTTTTCCGCTGTGTACAATATGACGCCAGCCGCATCCTTTCTGCTGCCCTCGCCATGATCTAATGCCTTCGCCACAGAGTATGCATAGGCTCGGCAAGCGTTCATTGTGGTATACATATCAGCGATCTTGCCCTGCATGATCTGAAAAGATCCAATAGGCTGACCAAACTGTTGCCGTTCATGAATATAAGGCAACACAACGTCCAAGCACGCCTGCATTATGCCCAA
This region includes:
- a CDS encoding oxidoreductase; translation: MDTRLDGKVALITGSSRGIGLSTARGLAQLGAEIILNGRDLNSLQEAKGLIEAETAGSKVSIAAEDVASARGCEAVIKSFPEVDVLVNNMAIFQIKPFFDLSDDDWTAMFEANVMSGIRLTRHYLSRMVEAKDWGRVVFVSSESGVLIPKEMVHYGFSKGAQLAVARGAAEYTKGTNITVNSVLPGPTYTERMEKILPARAEAEGLSQDEYKKVAVSRRRPSSLLQRYADVGEVANMICYICSPASSATNGAALRVDGGVVTNPF